One segment of Rubripirellula amarantea DNA contains the following:
- a CDS encoding HAD-IIB family hydrolase translates to MNLPIAALATDLDGTLIPNLDEPSEVEALQELSSLIQESGLKLLFVTGRSFSLTQNAIEAFQLPSPDAILCDVGSCLMERTSDRDFRISSVYEAAMTEKLRDWSHTKICESVETAGLPLELQDSSRQTHAKCSFYFDGQRIQEVEDRTRRWILDHDVPVQMVISVDPIDSRGLLDLLPVGVNKAFALHWWQLRSGLDLRQIVFAGDSGNDTAAMTSGVRSIVVANAADSLIKAATDFHGQSEDLVITERRATCGVLDGLRHFIAR, encoded by the coding sequence ATGAACCTTCCCATCGCCGCGCTCGCGACTGACCTGGACGGCACGTTGATTCCCAACCTGGACGAACCTTCTGAAGTCGAGGCTCTTCAAGAACTCTCAAGCTTGATTCAAGAATCTGGATTGAAGCTGTTGTTCGTAACCGGTCGTTCGTTCTCATTGACCCAGAATGCGATCGAAGCATTCCAATTGCCTTCGCCGGACGCGATTTTATGCGACGTCGGGTCCTGCTTGATGGAACGCACGAGCGATCGGGACTTTCGTATCAGTTCGGTCTACGAAGCAGCCATGACCGAGAAGCTTCGCGATTGGTCTCACACCAAGATTTGCGAAAGTGTCGAAACTGCGGGTTTGCCGCTGGAGTTACAAGACTCATCACGTCAGACCCATGCGAAGTGTAGTTTTTACTTTGACGGCCAACGGATCCAAGAGGTCGAAGATAGAACACGACGGTGGATTTTGGATCACGATGTTCCCGTTCAAATGGTGATCAGTGTGGATCCTATTGATTCACGCGGATTGCTGGACTTGTTACCCGTTGGCGTTAACAAGGCCTTCGCGCTTCATTGGTGGCAACTTCGAAGTGGTCTTGATCTGCGACAGATCGTTTTCGCCGGTGACTCGGGGAACGACACCGCGGCAATGACCTCGGGTGTCCGATCGATTGTCGTCGCCAATGCTGCTGACTCACTGATCAAGGCTGCTACGGACTTTCATGGGCAATCGGAAGACCTAGTGATCACCGAAAGACGGGCGACTTGTGGTGTGCTGGACGGCCTAAGGCACTTCATCGCCCGTTAG
- a CDS encoding family 16 glycosylhydrolase: MLSLNAYGTIVPRILTEVKITETCAGLWVRLVVPAIVFCVSASLSTIVVAQSPPEPPEGYRWVKNEAFSDEFNGTDLDSSKWHDHNPRWKGRVPGKFVPSSVSVKDGFLQIKSTVLDPPDGEFTIACGAIQSKSQDALYGYYECRMKASSISTSSTFWLTNTPVAIPGGTLGLELDIQECIGNAQRWPSFKSEMKSNTHINFRPDNKDEEKKEAKKGGSTKLRSNVGDEFHTYGCWWVNANEMKFYADGVYAFTITPSTDIVPHPFEHPLFMNLVCETYAWETPPTADDLADDSRNTTYYDYVRSYKLVKAEPTN, encoded by the coding sequence ATGTTATCTCTCAACGCCTACGGGACGATCGTTCCACGCATACTCACCGAAGTGAAAATTACTGAGACTTGTGCTGGCCTTTGGGTTCGACTTGTCGTTCCCGCTATTGTCTTTTGCGTCAGCGCAAGTCTATCGACGATCGTTGTTGCGCAATCACCACCTGAACCACCCGAAGGTTACCGTTGGGTGAAGAACGAGGCATTCAGCGATGAGTTCAATGGAACAGATTTGGATTCGAGCAAGTGGCATGATCACAATCCTCGCTGGAAAGGTCGTGTGCCGGGCAAGTTCGTGCCGTCCTCCGTCAGCGTCAAGGATGGTTTCCTGCAAATCAAGAGCACGGTTCTGGATCCTCCTGATGGCGAATTCACGATCGCTTGCGGTGCCATTCAATCGAAGTCACAAGATGCACTGTATGGGTACTACGAATGTCGGATGAAAGCATCCAGCATTTCCACATCGTCTACGTTTTGGTTGACGAACACTCCCGTTGCAATTCCGGGCGGAACTCTGGGATTGGAATTGGACATTCAAGAATGCATTGGTAATGCGCAGCGATGGCCGAGTTTCAAGAGCGAGATGAAATCCAACACTCACATTAATTTTCGACCTGACAACAAAGACGAAGAAAAGAAAGAAGCCAAGAAAGGTGGCAGTACGAAGTTGCGATCAAACGTGGGTGACGAATTTCACACCTACGGATGTTGGTGGGTCAACGCAAACGAAATGAAGTTCTACGCGGATGGCGTGTACGCGTTCACGATCACGCCGTCCACGGATATCGTGCCTCACCCGTTCGAACACCCCCTGTTCATGAACTTGGTATGTGAAACGTACGCTTGGGAAACGCCACCGACTGCGGACGATCTTGCCGATGATTCTCGAAACACGACCTACTACGATTACGTTCGCTCGTACAAACTAGTCAAGGCGGAACCGACTAACTGA
- a CDS encoding NAD(P)/FAD-dependent oxidoreductase, with translation MPTQDKSFHVVIVGGGFAGINAAKALGNNPHCRVTIIDRRNHHLFQPLLYQVAMAGLDPSDIASPIRSMLNRYDNISTLLSTVTDVDVVGRNVTTDFGEIAFDYLVVACGATHDYFGNDQWEDFAPGLKNIPQATEIRRRVLTAFEAAERTNDPDEQKRWLTFVLVGGGPTGVELAGAIAEMARNTLKRDFRTIDATHAKVILIQGGDRILKQFPESLSGYGKKALENLGVEVRLGGRVTDINENGVSVGDQFIEARTVIWAAGVKANPIGKQLGAETDHAGRVLVNEDLSIPGHDNIFVIGDLAAVKNREGNFLPGLAPVAMQQGRYVGRLISDDTSEGVFDERRPFHYRDKGQMATIGRGRAVMQSGKIKLTGSLAWLGWLFIHIVYLNGFRNRFFVFMSWAWSYLTFSKGARLIVAKQWKNSQEEVATGTLSQHD, from the coding sequence ATGCCCACTCAAGATAAATCGTTCCACGTCGTCATCGTTGGAGGTGGCTTTGCAGGGATCAATGCTGCAAAGGCGCTCGGCAACAATCCACACTGTCGAGTGACGATTATTGATCGCCGGAACCACCATCTCTTTCAGCCTTTGCTTTACCAAGTTGCGATGGCGGGACTAGATCCGTCGGACATCGCGTCACCCATTCGTTCGATGCTCAATCGCTACGACAACATTTCAACGCTGCTTTCGACGGTGACCGATGTGGATGTTGTGGGGAGAAACGTCACGACCGACTTTGGCGAGATCGCTTTCGATTACCTCGTAGTCGCCTGTGGAGCGACACACGATTACTTTGGCAACGATCAATGGGAAGACTTCGCACCAGGCCTGAAGAATATCCCTCAGGCTACTGAGATCCGTCGCCGTGTGTTGACTGCGTTCGAAGCCGCCGAGCGAACCAACGATCCCGATGAGCAAAAGCGATGGTTGACATTCGTGCTTGTCGGCGGCGGTCCAACCGGTGTAGAGCTTGCCGGGGCAATCGCAGAGATGGCACGTAATACGCTCAAGCGAGACTTCCGCACCATCGACGCTACCCACGCAAAGGTCATTTTGATTCAGGGCGGCGATCGTATTTTGAAACAGTTTCCGGAATCGCTTTCAGGCTACGGAAAGAAGGCACTCGAGAATTTGGGAGTCGAAGTGCGTTTGGGTGGACGGGTTACTGATATCAACGAAAACGGTGTTAGTGTTGGCGATCAGTTTATCGAAGCTCGAACGGTGATCTGGGCGGCGGGCGTGAAGGCAAATCCGATCGGCAAGCAACTGGGTGCCGAAACGGATCACGCAGGTCGGGTCCTTGTCAATGAAGATTTAAGCATCCCAGGTCACGACAACATTTTTGTGATTGGCGACCTTGCTGCGGTCAAGAATCGCGAGGGCAACTTTTTGCCTGGATTAGCGCCGGTGGCCATGCAGCAAGGTCGATATGTGGGACGCCTTATTAGCGACGATACCAGTGAAGGTGTGTTTGACGAACGACGACCGTTTCACTATCGCGACAAAGGCCAAATGGCCACGATCGGACGAGGTCGAGCAGTGATGCAGAGTGGCAAGATCAAACTAACGGGTTCGTTAGCATGGTTGGGATGGTTGTTCATCCATATCGTTTACCTCAACGGATTTCGAAACCGATTCTTTGTTTTCATGTCCTGGGCGTGGTCCTATTTGACGTTCTCGAAAGGGGCTCGTTTGATTGTGGCGAAACAATGGAAGAATTCACAAGAAGAAGTAGCCACCGGCACCCTGAGCCAACATGACTGA
- a CDS encoding DUF6688 family protein: protein MVDDRLNPWKSPVEIESEHARSGLSSFGNDGAEIEADAHSAASSSTAISRPVKVLLVVSGILVPGLCHGVSFLGPPTSPTWQSGELSDKLGYIIAPQAGWVLYPLLCYAMVSLAYFLIREQRGLMPSWVRFGIGGGIPLALFYTVILDTILLNENADLLSLIGLISVQFGIPLFIGSLVWLHRRADQPKFRVLRNALMSLTLAAAIIGMLFVNSSDWLSVIIGFPIVLSLFAGPGWALFAYAHVTRVLHRRQQTWQALSKPQMIGGAAYFAAIAGACPTSILLSLNRYSTLPVTPPSSCYVVTAASRGHVWLVNKNQLVALKMFELVLQARYPRTHRMLRLAYDRIGPALARRISNPWLADIAYLLLKPVEWLARLALIVWQTVSSVNRSFNHEDLG from the coding sequence ATGGTGGACGATCGTTTGAACCCCTGGAAGTCGCCTGTCGAGATCGAGTCCGAGCATGCTCGCAGCGGACTTTCTAGCTTTGGAAATGATGGGGCCGAAATTGAAGCCGATGCACACTCGGCAGCATCGTCTAGCACCGCAATCTCACGACCGGTCAAAGTGTTATTGGTCGTCAGTGGTATTTTGGTTCCGGGACTTTGTCACGGGGTCAGCTTTTTGGGGCCGCCCACCAGTCCCACATGGCAATCAGGGGAACTATCGGACAAGCTGGGATACATCATCGCCCCGCAGGCAGGATGGGTGCTTTATCCGTTGCTTTGCTACGCCATGGTAAGCCTGGCGTATTTCCTGATTCGAGAACAACGTGGTCTCATGCCGTCATGGGTTCGGTTTGGCATCGGCGGTGGCATTCCATTGGCACTTTTCTACACGGTAATTCTCGACACGATCTTGCTCAATGAGAACGCCGATCTGCTCAGTTTGATCGGATTGATCAGTGTCCAGTTTGGGATTCCTCTTTTCATCGGGTCCCTCGTTTGGCTTCACCGTCGTGCGGACCAACCTAAGTTTCGAGTGCTAAGAAATGCTTTGATGTCGCTGACGTTGGCGGCGGCGATCATCGGGATGCTTTTCGTTAATTCGAGCGACTGGTTGAGCGTGATCATCGGGTTTCCAATTGTCCTGAGCCTGTTTGCCGGGCCCGGTTGGGCGTTGTTTGCTTACGCGCACGTGACGAGAGTCTTGCACCGACGACAACAGACATGGCAAGCCTTAAGCAAACCGCAGATGATCGGAGGCGCGGCCTATTTTGCAGCGATTGCCGGAGCGTGCCCGACTTCTATCCTGCTTTCGCTTAATCGTTACTCAACGCTGCCAGTGACTCCGCCATCGTCATGCTACGTCGTCACGGCCGCATCCCGTGGGCATGTCTGGCTGGTAAACAAGAACCAATTAGTGGCACTAAAGATGTTCGAATTAGTCTTGCAGGCTCGATATCCTCGGACGCACCGAATGCTAAGACTTGCGTACGACCGAATCGGACCAGCGTTGGCGCGAAGGATATCCAACCCGTGGCTTGCCGACATCGCTTACCTGTTGCTAAAGCCGGTTGAGTGGTTAGCAAGACTGGCGTTGATTGTTTGGCAGACTGTCAGTTCAGTGAACCGAAGCTTTAACCACGAAGACTTGGGCTAG
- a CDS encoding SGNH/GDSL hydrolase family protein, producing the protein MMKIGRQTRLVRTVPLAILIAIGGWGDPALAQKTEKVNPAFAAPVVDESLPNVLLIGDSISIGYMLATREELKGEANVYRPATNCGPTTQGLSHLDQWLGDTQWDVIHFNFGLHDLKYMNAKGDLAEPNADGVRQQVPLDEYAENLRQIATRLKQTGAVVIWRETTPVPEGSAGRIAGDAVRYNEVARKVIESVGGILVDPMHTFATQNAALQIPANVHYTNQGSKVLAKHVAAIIRNSLAKP; encoded by the coding sequence ATGATGAAAATCGGCAGACAAACTCGCTTGGTCCGCACCGTACCGCTCGCTATCTTGATCGCGATTGGTGGATGGGGCGACCCGGCATTGGCTCAAAAAACTGAAAAGGTCAATCCGGCATTCGCGGCACCCGTTGTGGACGAAAGTCTTCCCAATGTCCTGCTGATTGGTGATTCGATCTCAATTGGCTACATGCTGGCAACCCGCGAGGAACTGAAGGGTGAGGCCAATGTCTATCGTCCGGCGACCAACTGTGGACCTACTACCCAAGGTCTTTCGCATCTCGACCAATGGCTTGGTGACACTCAATGGGATGTAATCCATTTCAACTTCGGGTTGCACGACCTGAAATACATGAACGCAAAGGGTGATCTCGCCGAACCGAATGCTGACGGTGTCAGGCAACAAGTTCCCCTTGATGAGTACGCCGAGAATCTTCGCCAGATCGCAACTCGGTTAAAGCAAACCGGCGCGGTCGTCATCTGGCGAGAAACGACTCCCGTGCCTGAAGGGTCCGCGGGACGAATTGCCGGTGATGCCGTTCGCTACAACGAGGTTGCTCGCAAAGTGATTGAGTCGGTGGGAGGAATCCTAGTCGACCCCATGCACACCTTTGCTACGCAAAATGCAGCCCTGCAAATCCCAGCGAATGTTCACTACACTAATCAAGGCTCCAAAGTACTCGCCAAGCATGTGGCCGCGATCATTCGCAATTCGCTCGCCAAACCCTGA
- a CDS encoding thiamine phosphate synthase, which produces MTRDSLEATYRILDASANRAGEGLRTLEEWTRFGLDAAELTAEFKQIRHDVAAVLAQLPRQELLAARDTIGDVGTRLETSTEYQRATPQDVVQAGIARTGQSLRVIEEYLKTIDARLARIVEQARYRFYVVAAKLELLIVRSPLRDRIHNARLYLLIDAGSDIDTFESNVACMAQAGVDVFQLRDKRQTDRVLIDRARRATSIAHDFNALVLMNDRADLAMAAQCDGVHVGQDELPVELARKIVGDHRLVGLSTHQIDQAEDALKVGADYIGCGPVFPSSTKTFQQYAGLEYLRDVAKRIKIPAFAIGGIELTNLDEVLSTQVHRIAVTGVVRDADDPVQMVKWLREKLDAATGEEESR; this is translated from the coding sequence ATGACTAGAGATTCTCTCGAAGCGACCTATCGTATTCTCGATGCGTCGGCAAATCGAGCCGGTGAAGGATTAAGGACCCTCGAAGAGTGGACTCGCTTTGGGCTCGATGCGGCGGAGCTTACCGCAGAATTCAAACAGATCCGTCATGATGTCGCCGCGGTCCTGGCCCAGCTTCCTCGCCAGGAATTGTTGGCTGCCCGCGACACAATCGGTGACGTCGGAACACGATTGGAAACCTCAACAGAGTATCAGCGAGCCACGCCCCAGGATGTTGTGCAGGCTGGAATCGCCCGTACGGGGCAATCGCTTCGCGTCATTGAAGAGTATTTGAAGACGATCGACGCCCGATTGGCGAGAATCGTCGAACAGGCTCGGTATCGCTTCTATGTGGTTGCTGCGAAGTTGGAGTTATTGATCGTCCGATCACCCCTACGTGATCGAATTCATAACGCTCGTCTGTACCTGTTGATCGATGCTGGAAGCGACATTGACACATTTGAGAGCAACGTCGCTTGTATGGCTCAGGCCGGCGTTGATGTGTTTCAACTTCGCGATAAACGACAAACGGATCGCGTTCTAATCGATCGAGCTCGTCGAGCGACGTCGATCGCTCATGATTTCAATGCGTTAGTCCTGATGAACGATCGAGCAGACTTGGCGATGGCTGCCCAGTGCGATGGTGTTCACGTGGGACAAGATGAACTTCCCGTTGAACTCGCGCGTAAAATTGTGGGCGACCATCGGTTGGTTGGATTGTCGACTCACCAAATCGACCAAGCCGAAGATGCATTGAAAGTGGGCGCCGACTACATCGGTTGTGGACCCGTGTTTCCAAGTTCAACCAAAACGTTCCAGCAGTACGCTGGATTGGAATACTTGCGCGACGTTGCCAAGCGGATTAAGATTCCCGCGTTTGCCATCGGCGGTATCGAACTGACCAACCTCGACGAAGTTTTGTCCACTCAGGTTCATCGCATTGCCGTGACGGGTGTCGTGCGGGATGCGGACGACCCTGTTCAAATGGTCAAGTGGCTGCGAGAGAAACTCGACGCGGCTACTGGTGAAGAAGAGAGTCGATGA
- a CDS encoding TlpA family protein disulfide reductase has product MNSSLTPSTHHQSRGTTRLRLILVAVLVSLAVGSIVVMRKSNKPSIAGQSVAVGKPAPRIDLIELATISNVVPASIKLENKVTLLHLWGTWCGPCRMEYPELTETVAAFSDNDAFQFVPVSCEGGQGETFEGLWKKTSEYFQSENIISVAYADPRGLTRRSLAERLDQANLYFPTSILIDQSGRIAGVWEGYSPEAIDEIASLIDSLLHQ; this is encoded by the coding sequence ATGAACTCTAGCCTCACTCCGTCGACCCATCATCAGTCGAGGGGCACAACACGATTGCGACTTATCTTAGTCGCCGTGCTAGTCAGCTTAGCGGTCGGTTCAATCGTCGTCATGCGGAAGTCAAATAAGCCATCTATAGCAGGGCAGAGTGTTGCTGTGGGTAAGCCGGCACCTCGAATCGACCTGATCGAACTGGCCACCATCAGCAACGTCGTTCCAGCGAGTATCAAACTTGAAAACAAAGTCACTCTGCTGCACCTGTGGGGAACTTGGTGCGGTCCGTGCCGGATGGAATACCCTGAGCTCACGGAAACGGTCGCCGCGTTTTCAGACAACGATGCTTTTCAATTTGTACCGGTTTCCTGCGAAGGTGGTCAGGGCGAAACATTCGAAGGGCTGTGGAAAAAGACCTCGGAATACTTCCAAAGTGAAAACATCATTAGCGTTGCCTATGCCGACCCAAGGGGACTCACGCGGCGAAGCTTGGCGGAACGACTCGACCAAGCGAACCTGTATTTCCCAACATCGATCCTGATCGACCAAAGCGGTCGTATCGCGGGAGTATGGGAAGGCTATTCACCGGAGGCGATCGACGAAATCGCATCCCTCATCGACTCTCTTCTTCACCAGTAG
- the cyaB gene encoding class IV adenylate cyclase, which produces MFEVEQKFHVEDRTALEAALKSLGAAARSTEVHADSYFNHPARDFAQTSEALRVRRVNGVPMITYKGKKLPGAVKARQEMEWRLDPGDQDGSQTESLLKILSFIPVATVRKSRTPYDLPDPWSDTVVVIDEVEELGTFAEIEMIISDQSGVEDARQRITALGESLGLKRPESRSYLRMQIE; this is translated from the coding sequence GTGTTTGAAGTTGAGCAAAAGTTCCACGTTGAAGATCGCACCGCCTTAGAAGCAGCACTGAAATCGCTCGGCGCCGCAGCACGATCGACCGAGGTTCATGCTGACTCGTACTTTAACCATCCCGCAAGGGATTTCGCTCAGACGAGCGAGGCGCTTCGTGTTCGACGCGTGAATGGGGTGCCAATGATCACCTACAAGGGCAAGAAGCTGCCCGGCGCGGTCAAGGCTCGCCAAGAAATGGAGTGGCGACTTGATCCAGGTGATCAAGATGGCAGCCAGACAGAGTCGCTATTAAAGATTCTAAGTTTCATTCCCGTCGCGACCGTTCGGAAATCGCGAACGCCCTATGATTTGCCCGATCCCTGGTCGGATACGGTGGTGGTGATTGACGAAGTGGAAGAATTAGGAACCTTTGCCGAAATCGAGATGATCATTTCGGATCAATCTGGTGTGGAGGACGCCCGCCAACGAATCACTGCGTTGGGGGAATCGTTGGGCCTGAAACGACCCGAAAGCCGTAGTTATCTGCGAATGCAGATCGAGTAA
- a CDS encoding radical SAM protein, whose amino-acid sequence MYLSLAKRFLLETDKRLLFKAGWTLGVRGLWSVHKHKRRLKRGEFFPPFLYLSVINSCNLRCQGCWVDVAAKQHRIELDAANETIRQAKAMGNSFFGILGGEPFMHKDLMKIFEANRDVYFQVFTNGHFITDEVAAELRRLGNVTPLISVEGTEMISDTRRGRDGVLSQTMKGLEAALRHKLLVGVCTSVCKTNIDDLVRDEWVDRLIEMGVMYCWFHIYRPVGPEPNLQLSLSSEEQRRVRQFVVDTRATKPIIVVDAYHDDAGNALCPAATGFTHHVGPWGDIEPCPVIQLATESIHDDRPLAETMNKSAFLKDFRELTAQHTRGCVIMERPDLLIELAEKHGARDTTARGRVIDELEKIQPRRSQYQPGQEIPERSFVYRWAKKYAFNDFGTYARHFDVAKYQDPDEQVDSQSQAKSDLPILS is encoded by the coding sequence ATGTACCTTTCGCTTGCCAAACGTTTTCTGCTCGAGACCGATAAGCGGTTATTGTTCAAAGCAGGATGGACGCTTGGCGTGCGTGGGTTATGGAGTGTCCACAAGCACAAACGCCGACTCAAACGCGGTGAGTTCTTCCCGCCGTTCCTTTACTTGTCGGTGATCAATAGCTGTAACCTTCGTTGCCAAGGTTGTTGGGTTGATGTTGCCGCCAAGCAGCACCGCATCGAACTCGATGCCGCCAACGAAACCATTCGCCAAGCCAAAGCGATGGGGAACAGCTTTTTCGGCATCCTCGGTGGCGAACCGTTCATGCACAAGGATCTGATGAAGATCTTTGAAGCCAATCGCGATGTGTATTTTCAGGTGTTCACCAACGGGCACTTCATTACCGATGAAGTAGCCGCCGAGCTGCGTCGACTCGGCAACGTTACACCGCTGATTAGCGTCGAAGGTACCGAAATGATTTCGGATACCCGTCGAGGTCGTGACGGTGTGCTAAGCCAAACCATGAAAGGGCTTGAGGCGGCACTTCGACACAAACTGCTCGTTGGCGTTTGCACGAGTGTTTGCAAGACCAACATCGATGATCTTGTCCGCGATGAGTGGGTTGATCGATTGATAGAAATGGGAGTGATGTATTGTTGGTTCCATATTTACCGGCCGGTTGGTCCGGAACCCAACCTGCAGCTTTCGTTATCAAGTGAAGAACAACGACGGGTTCGCCAGTTTGTCGTTGATACGCGAGCGACCAAGCCAATCATTGTTGTTGATGCTTATCATGATGACGCTGGCAACGCGTTGTGTCCCGCCGCAACCGGGTTCACTCATCATGTCGGTCCTTGGGGTGACATTGAACCGTGTCCGGTGATCCAGTTGGCAACCGAATCGATTCACGATGACCGCCCGCTAGCGGAAACGATGAATAAGTCGGCGTTCTTAAAGGACTTCCGAGAACTCACCGCTCAGCACACTCGTGGCTGCGTGATCATGGAACGACCTGATTTGTTGATTGAGCTTGCTGAAAAGCACGGCGCTCGCGATACCACGGCTCGAGGACGCGTGATTGACGAATTAGAGAAAATTCAGCCTCGACGTAGTCAGTACCAGCCGGGCCAGGAGATTCCCGAGCGTAGTTTTGTCTATCGTTGGGCAAAGAAGTATGCGTTCAATGATTTTGGCACCTATGCCCGCCATTTTGATGTGGCAAAGTACCAAGATCCGGATGAGCAAGTGGACTCGCAATCGCAAGCGAAGAGTGACTTGCCCATACTCTCGTAG
- a CDS encoding mechanosensitive ion channel family protein: MFSQAMNGDYAAVIDYSTVHLAPAVISATIGLAVIFMGYLVAKYASRIISGPICRKIDETLGRFIGKMTFYVIVVGVTVAVLSKLGAPLGGLAAVLAAAGFAVGLAFQGTLSNFAAGVLMMVFRPFKVGDVINAGGVTGKVNEIDLFTTTLDTPDNRRIIVPNSSISGGTIENISFHPHRRVEVLVGVDYSADLDETRAALESAVGKFDMIIVKGDGRGSAVVLANLGDSSVDWKVRVWVASENYWSVMENLTAEVKRQLDSASISIPFPQLDVHISREGESELAARPRTRPARRDGYETPLSRAS; the protein is encoded by the coding sequence ATGTTCAGCCAAGCAATGAATGGCGACTACGCTGCGGTGATCGACTACAGCACAGTCCACCTTGCCCCGGCTGTGATCAGTGCCACGATCGGATTGGCTGTTATCTTCATGGGGTATCTGGTCGCGAAGTACGCATCGCGAATCATTAGCGGCCCGATTTGCCGCAAGATTGATGAAACGCTGGGACGCTTCATCGGCAAAATGACGTTCTATGTCATTGTCGTTGGGGTCACCGTGGCGGTGCTGTCGAAGCTCGGTGCACCGCTGGGTGGATTGGCCGCTGTCCTTGCCGCTGCTGGCTTTGCAGTTGGCTTGGCATTTCAGGGCACGCTCAGCAATTTTGCCGCTGGCGTCCTGATGATGGTTTTCCGGCCGTTTAAGGTGGGCGACGTTATCAATGCGGGTGGAGTAACCGGCAAAGTGAATGAGATTGATTTGTTCACCACCACTTTGGACACTCCCGATAACCGACGCATCATTGTTCCCAACAGCTCGATTTCGGGCGGCACCATTGAAAATATTTCGTTTCATCCGCATCGGCGCGTCGAAGTCCTCGTGGGCGTCGATTACAGTGCTGACTTGGATGAAACCCGCGCAGCATTGGAAAGCGCCGTTGGCAAGTTCGACATGATCATCGTCAAAGGTGATGGTCGCGGTTCGGCAGTGGTCTTGGCCAATCTAGGCGACAGCTCGGTGGATTGGAAAGTCCGCGTTTGGGTTGCTAGCGAAAACTATTGGAGTGTGATGGAAAACTTGACCGCTGAAGTCAAGCGTCAACTTGATTCCGCTTCGATTAGCATTCCATTCCCTCAACTCGACGTCCACATTTCTCGCGAAGGCGAATCCGAATTGGCAGCACGCCCGCGGACTCGACCTGCACGCCGCGATGGATACGAAACGCCGCTATCACGCGCTTCCTAG